A genome region from Macrotis lagotis isolate mMagLag1 chromosome 4, bilby.v1.9.chrom.fasta, whole genome shotgun sequence includes the following:
- the LOC141523045 gene encoding olfactory receptor 13A1-like: protein MALNNYSLVTEFILQGFSETPSIQIAFFCIFFFFYVMALAGNALIVMAISLDSGLHKPMYFFLANLAILDIGCTTTVLPKLLETLSGKTSISYAGCMTQLYFITWFLGSELLLFTAMAYDRYVAICHPLHYTTMMSRMICRLLAGGMWSICCINTSIHTGLMVQLDFCGSNKIKHFLCEIPTLLQLSCTSTYVNNIMIVIADVFFGVINFMLTMVSYGFIISSILKIRTKEGKKKAFSTCSSHLIVVTIYYTTIIYTYFLPGSGSSMDNGKVVAVLYTTISPTLNPLIYTVRNKDFKTALKKIFPFLK from the coding sequence ATGGCACTGAACAATTACTCACTGGTGACTGAATTTATCCTGCAGGGTTTCTCTGAAACACCTTCAAttcagattgctttcttttgcattttcttcttcttttatgtCATGGCTCTAGCAGGCAATGCTCTCATTGTGATGGCAATAAGCCTAGATTCAGGTCTCCATAAacccatgtattttttccttgcCAACTTGGCCATCTTAGATATTGGTTGCACCACTACTGTTCTGCCCAAATTGTTGGAGACCCTTTCAGGCAAGACATCCATCTCCTATGCTGGGTGCATGACTCAGTTGTATTTCATTACATGGTTTTTGGGTTCTGAACTCCTGCTTTTTACAGCCATGGCTTATGATAGGTATGTTGCCATCTGCCACCCTCTCCATTATACCACCATGATGAGTAGAATGATTTGTAGACTCCTAGCTGGTGGTATGTGGTCCATTTGTTGCATTAACACATCGATACACACTGGCCTTATGGTACAATTAGATTTCTGTGGCTCAAATAAAATTAAGCACTTTTTATGTGAAATCCCCACTTTGCTACAACTCTCCTGTACCTCCACATATGTGAACAATATCATGATAGTCATTGCAGATGTATTCTTTGGAGTGATTAATTTTATGCTCACAATGGTGTCCTATGGCTTCATTATTTCCAGTATCCTGAAAATCCGCACGAAGGAAGGCAAGAAGAAAGCATTTTCTACCTGCTCCTCCCACCTCATCGTGGTCACCATATATTACACCACaattatatacacatactttCTCCCAGGCTCTGGGTCCTCCATGGATAATGGCAAAGTAGTGGCTGTTCTATACACCACTATTAGCCCAACTTTAAACCCTCTCATTTACACTGTACGCAACAAGGATTTCAAAACAGccctgaagaaaatatttccattccttaaataa